A genomic window from Lotus japonicus ecotype B-129 chromosome 1, LjGifu_v1.2 includes:
- the LOC130747276 gene encoding protein FAR1-RELATED SEQUENCE 5-like: MVEGKEISVSRWNVMGLNGGAGCGSFFIRSNNQDYHNMFANLVQIKRRDGSFKIINVDVSEELQGLTGIDVLSIQFDSCEAGESFYHKYASAIGFVVEEDYIKRNEHGEVVQKRWACNCEGGFQQKKYLQDGFNCFATFCIHLVSHKWLVRDFVATHTHRLSPTCKPHHQIDPSQNNLVNAKRKNLVVSLRTLLKLITPITTFQYQGFLKTSIMVEGKETNVSGSNVMSLNGGACCGSFFIRDNNQDYHNMFPILVQNKRRDGSFKIINADNSRELQRLTEIDVIPMQFAEEGFQQKNHLEDGFNCFAAFCRHVVNHKWSVKEFVEAHIHHELTPTCKSHLQIDSSPKNLVNVKRKRVVNDQAPCSALIAMSDVESAKRKRLVNAQAPCRSEIPISDVEAALDFLSAKKDSDNGLFYETKFVEGHLTSLFWADSISQLDYACFGEVMAVYRTELCMMHFVVLTGLNHHHRTCVFGCALLQDETVEAYTWLFQTFLHVMQGCMPLSVVTDDHQAIREAIKLVLPRSRHRLCTQHLEKIARDNVNNPFFISDFKACMLEVLSQDDFELTWKRMVEMYKVSENPWIQRMHRERHMWAETYLRGSFSAGLQSTKICESIDKHLRKSSQNKLKLHEFLNEFEYAINALWREEGKAECKSAIFQVALSNPLVKHAADVFTRESFKKFLSEMKLETLLFVLSKDAGTTHRKYRLCNTENQNLVYDVMVKPSGPLKCSCLKFETLGFPCCHAIHVLKYEGIEKIPQDLIHLRWTKSAKSSAQFWHRSLPPVSSDIMLKIVRYGSSAFISSILCYFGTKSDKLRNLVLSRLYELKHEMEERYGVSEGSRRG; the protein is encoded by the exons ATGGTGGAAGGGAAAGAAATTAGTGTAAGTAGGTGGAATGTGATGGGCCTTAATGGTGGTGCTGGATGCGGCAGCTTCTTCATCCGGTCTAACAATCAGGACTATCACAATATGTTTGCTAATCTTGTACAAATTAAAAGAAGGGATGGTAGTTTCAAGATTATCAATGTCGATGTTTCAGAGGAATTGCAAGGGTTGACTGGTATTGATGTCCTTTCCATTCAATTTGATTCTTGTGAAGCTGGGGAATCCTTTTACCATAAATATGCTTCAGCTATAGGCTTTGTTGTTGAAGAGGATTATATAAAAAGAAACGAGCATGGTGAGGTTGTCCAGAAAAGATGGGCTTGTAACTGTGAAGGAGGCTTTCAGCAAAAGAAATATCTACAAGATGGATTTAATTGCTTTGCTACATTTTGCATACACCTTGTTAGCCATAAGTGGTTAGTAAGAGACTTTGTGGCAACACACACACATCGGTTGTCACCAACATGCAAACCACATCACCAAATTGATCCTTCTCAGAACAATTTAGTGaatgcaaaaaggaaaaatctTGTGGTTTCACTGCGCACTTTACTGAAACTTATCACACCCATCACTACATTCCAATACCAAG GCTTTCTTAAAACATCAATTATGGTCGAAGGGAAAGAAACAAATGTAAGTGGGTCGAATGTGATGAGCCTTAATGGTGGTGCTTGTTGTGGCAGCTTCTTCATCAGGGATAACAATCAGGACTATCACAACATGTTTCCTATTCTTGTACAAAATAAAAGAAGGGATGGTAGTTTCAAGATTATAAATGCGGACAATTCAAGGGAACTGCAAAGGTTGACTGAAATTGATGTCATTCCCATGCAATTTGCTGAAGAAGGCTTTCAGCAAaagaatcatctagaagatGGATTTAATTGTTTTGCTGCATTTTGCAGACACGTTGTCAACCATAAGTGGTCTGTAAAAGAGTTTGTGGAAGCACACATACATCATGAGCTGACTCCAACATGCAAATCTCATCTCCAAATTGATTCTTCTCCGAAGAATTTAGTGAATGTGAAAAGGAAAAGAGTGGTTAATGATCAAGCCCCTTGTAGTGCTTTGATTGCAATGAGTGATGTGGAATCTGCGAAAAGGAAAAGATTGGTTAATGCTCAAGCCCCTTGTAGATCTGAGATTCCAATCAGTGATGTGGAAGCTGCCCTTGATTTTCTAAGTGCTAAGAAGGACTCAGACAATGGCTTATTCTATGAAACAAAATTTGTTGAAGGCCATTTAACATCTCTTTTTTGGGCAGACTCTATATCTCAGTTAGATTATGCATGCTTTGGAGAGGTGATGGCAGTTTACAGGACAGAGTTATGCATGATGCACTTTGTAGTGTTGACTGGTCTCAACCATCATCATCGGACATGTGTATTTGGATGTGCTTTGCTTCAAGATGAGACTGTCGAGGCCTACACGTGGTTATTTCAAACATTCCTTCATGTAATGCAGGGTTGCATGCCCCTATCAGTGGTGACTGATGATCATCAAGCTATCCGTGAAGCTATTAAGCTTGTGTTGCCGCGATCAAGGCACCGCCTATGCACACAGCATCTTGAGAAAATAGCACGCGACAATGTTAATAACCCATTCTTCATATCTGATTTCAAAGCATGCATGTTGGAGGTTCTATCACAAGATGATTTTGAGCTTACATGGAAAAGAATGGTTGAAATGTATAAAGTGTCTGAAAATCCTTGGATACAAAGGATGCATAGGGAACGTCATATGTGGGCAGAGACTTACTTGAGGGGAAGTTTCTCTGCTGGATTGCAAAGCACGAAAATATGTGAAAGCATTGATAAACATTTGAGGAAGTCTTCACAAAATAAACTGAAACTACATGAATTTCTCAACGAGTTTGAATACGCGATTAATGCACTCTGGCGGGAGGAGGGGAAGGCTGAGTGTAAATCTGCCATTTTTCAAGTGGCTCTCTCAAATCCTCTTGTGAAACATGCTGCTGATGTGTTTACTAGGGAGTCTTTCAAGAAGTTTCTTTCAGAGATGAAATTGGAGACTCTTTTGTTTGTGTTAAGCAAAGATGCTGGCACAACCCACAGAAAATACAGATTGTGTAACACTGAGAATCAGAATTTAGTCTATGATGTTATGGTCAAGCCTAGTGGTCCTCTTAAATGCTCATGCTTGAAGTTTGAGACATTGGGATTTCCTTGCTGTCATGCCATTCATGTACTCAAATATGAAGGAATAGAAAAAATTCCCCAAGATCTCATACATCTTAGATGGACAAAATCAGCAAAATCAAGTGCTCAATTTTGGCACCGTTCCTTGCCACCAGTGTCTAGTGATATTATGTTAAAAATTGTACGTTATGGCAGTTCGGCATTTATTTCTTCCATACTATGTTACTTTGGGACAAAATCAGATAAGCTACGTAACTTAGTGCTCAGTAGATTATATGAGTTGAAGCATGAAATGGAAGAGCGCTATGGTGTATCTGAAGGTAGCAGAAGAGGTTAG
- the LOC130714610 gene encoding uncharacterized protein LOC130714610, translating into MATTACFIIVSRNDIPIYEAEVGVAAKREDAAQLHQFILHAALDVVQDLAWTTSAMYLKSVDRFNELVVSVYVTAGHTRFMLLHDSRNDDGIKSFFQDVHELYIKTLLNPLYLPGSRITSSHFDTKVRALARKYF; encoded by the exons ATGGCAACCACTGCTTGTTTCATCATTGTTAGCAGAAATGATATTCCTATATATGAAGCTGAAGTTGGAGTAGCTGCTAAA AGGGAGGATGCTGCTCAGCTGCATCAGTTTATCCTGCATGCTGCTCTTGATGTTGTTCAGGACCTTGCATGGACTACCAGTGCCAT GTACTTGAAATCGGTAGATAGGTTCAATGAGCTCGTGGTATCAGTATATGTCACTGCTGGTCATA CCCGGTTTATGTTGCTTCATGACTCTCGTAATGATGATGGTATTAAGAGCTTCTTCCAAGATGTGCATGAGCTTTACATAAAG ACTCTTCTTAATCCCCTGTACTTGCCTGGCTCCCGGATCACATCATCACATTTTGACACAAAAGTCCGTGCCCTTGCTCGCAAGTATTTTTAG